The proteins below come from a single Clupea harengus chromosome 21, Ch_v2.0.2, whole genome shotgun sequence genomic window:
- the LOC105911878 gene encoding glycolipid transfer protein-like, which yields MALLMDHQFVPLPESKEVATKTFLDSVSYIPPFFDCLGSKVFGPVKSDISGNITKIKAIYDSDPEKYGTLQDILMTEKVKYGAEWPKAGATLALMWLKRGLRFIQLMLQSLADGEKDENNPNLIRFNITKAYEQALKRYHGWLVQKIFKAALIAAPYKSDFLKALSKGEEVTEEDCLAQVRQFLVNFTATIDAIFEMFIALNAELDYSV from the exons ATGGCTCTGTTAATGGATCACCAGTTCGTTCCCTTGCCGGAGAGCAAAGAGGTGGCCACGAAGACGTTTTTGGATTCCGTGTCTTATATTCCGCCTTTCTTTG ACTGTCTTGGATCTAAAGTTTTTGGCCCAGTCAAATCGGACATCAGTGGTAACATAACT AAAATCAAGGCGATTTATGACTCGGACCCTGAAAAGTATGGGACCCTGCAGGACATACTGATGACTGAAAAGGTCAAGTATGGTGCTGAATGGCCTAAAGCAGGGGCCACACTTGCCCTGATGTGGCTCAAGAG GGGTTTGCGCTTCATACAGCTTATGCTTCAGAGCCTTGCAGACGGGGAGAAGGATGAGAACAACCCTAACTTGATTCGCTTTAACATCACCAAGGCTTATGAGCAGGCGCTGAAGAGATACCATGGCTGGCTGGTTCAGAAGATCTTCAAG GCTGCGCTGATCGCTGCACCTTATAAATCCGACTTCCTGAAGGCGCTGTCCAAAGGTGAGGAGGTCACAGAAGAGGACTGCCTGGCGCAAGTACGCCAGTTTTTAGTCAACTTCACCGCCACCATCGACGCCATCTTTGAAATGTTCATCGCTCTGAACGCCGAGCTGGACTACTCGGTTTGA